In Cicer arietinum cultivar CDC Frontier isolate Library 1 chromosome 7, Cicar.CDCFrontier_v2.0, whole genome shotgun sequence, a single window of DNA contains:
- the LOC140918853 gene encoding uncharacterized protein: MEEDFHWICEFWMGRPGRVFEIVQDGYEQLAANPIERQQTTFKDCKKRDCKALFYIQQSVDSNNFERISKKSTSKLAWVILVKYYTGGEKAKKVKLQMLRRQYELLQMEEDEAVADYFNRVQVVVNQMRTSGESLTEVVIIEKILRTLTQRYDHIVVAIEESISQVQALQAQVSKKINQSDKNNKNSSGKKKFNKKGIQCYNCKKWGHFANECRSKKVQREDDEA; this comes from the exons ATGGAGGAGGATTTCCATTGGATTTGCGAATTCTGGATGGGAAGACCTGGGAGAG TGTTTGAGATTGTTCAAGATGGCTATGAACAACTTGCAGCGAATCCTATagaaagacaacaaacaacTTTCAAAGATTGCAAGAAAAGAGATTGCAAGGCATTGTTTTACATCCAACAAAGTGTGGATTCAAACAACTTTGAGAGGATCTCAAAGAAATCTACATCAAAGTTAGCATGGGTGATCTTGGTCAAGTACTATACAGGTGGGGAAAAGGCCAAGAAAGTGAAGCTCCAAATGCTAAGAAGGCAATACGAATTATtgcagatggaagaagatgaagctgTGGCAGATTACTTCAATCGTGTGCAGGTTGTTGTTAATCAGATGAGAACAAGTGGTGAATCGTTAACTGAAGTGGTGATTATTGAAAAGATCCTTAGAACATTAACACAAAGGTACGATCACATAGTGGTGGCAATTGAAGAATCAATATCTCAAGTACAGGCCCTACAAGCCCAAGTTAGCAAGAAGATCAATCAaagtgataaaaataataagaattcGAGTGGCaagaaaaaattcaacaagaaaGGAATCCAATGCTACAATTGTAAAAAATGGGggcattttgcaaatgaatgcaGATCCAAGAAGGTTCAAAGAGAGGATGATGAAGCATAA